From the genome of Mucilaginibacter paludis DSM 18603:
ATGCATACTTAAGGCCTGTGTTTTAGGGTCGGTAGTGATGATATACTTGGTGTTCAACATATCCAGTACATCCTGGTTGATGCTTTTGCTGAATTGGTTATCAATCAACTCATCAAAACGTTTTAACCTGGCCGCACTGTAGCCACTGATGGATTTATGGAAATAAGGTGTAAAGGCATCAGTTTTAATAGGCTGCGATGTATCAAATACGCGGTAATCCGGGTCGCTATCGCGCATAATCATCTGGTCGATATCGCGTGGTTTAGGTTGCTGAACGTCTTGCTTATCAACAAAACTCTCATCTTTTAAATAACGTTTGTCAATTGTCCACAAATCTACCAGGGTAATAGCCAAAAATGCCACCGAAAGTACGGTAACGTTGATCTTTTGTTTGATAAATGCCCAAAGCAGGCCGAAAGCGAGGAGCACGAAAACCAGCGAGCGGAAAGCATCTGAACGAGCTACCGAAATCCTGTCTTGCGTTAAAGCGTTTACTACCGTGTTGGCCATGCCGCTGTCGCCCTTAAATATTTGTGTTAACTGGTCGGTAAGCATTTGGTTCTGGCTGTTTCTGAACGACAGGAACAGATCCGGAACAACTAAGATGATCAGGCAGATGCCTCCTGTAATGTACAAGGCTATCAGCAGCTTTTTAAATAAAGGCGCTTTATCTTTGGTGGCGATCACTTCGTTAACCGCTAAAAAGGCTAATACAGGGAAGCACAGCATCGCGACAGCCAAAATAGAATCAACCGCCCTGAATTTATTGTATAGCGGGAAGTAGTTAAAGAAAAGATCGGACAGGAAAGGTAAGTTTTTACCGAATGAAAGGAATACGGTGAGCAGTACCGCACCCAGCAACCACCATTTGATGCGGTTTTTTACAATGATCAACCCCAAAACAAACAGGAAGAATATTACTGCGCCGTAGTAGTTTGGCCCCTCGGTAAAGGGTTTATCACCCCAATAAAGGCCCAATTGCTGCGAGAAGTTAACCGCCTGCGTCGGGTCCACGCCTTTGTCTATCAGAACCTTGGCTACCTTTGAGTCTTCTCCGGCAGTGGTGCTGCTGCTGCCACCATATACGTTCGGTACTAAAAAGGTAAGGCATTCGGCAACGCCCTGGCTATACTCGTATGTATAATCCCTTGCTAAACCATTACTTGGCTCCTTGGTGTTTTGTGTAAGGTTTGATTGCCCACGGATGGTATCTTTTCCATACTCGTAAGTACTCCATAATGAGGATGCGTTAACACCGATGGCCAATAAAGTGGCAAGTGCTAAATATCCTATGGATTTAAAAAATGTAGCTGTTGTTTTCCCTTTAATAGCGTGGTAAAGTTCAATACCAACCAAAATCATGA
Proteins encoded in this window:
- a CDS encoding glycosyltransferase family protein; its protein translation is MNNWFKQNGIHLAIVGIFFAICFVYFTPAFKGKALGQNDVTRAQSTQKEIMDYRAKDTTILWTNQVLGGMPTFQIWAPYSANITSHIISTIKSIFPNPVDTVLLLLLGSYLLLCVLKLNPWLAAAGAIAFTFSSYNIILLVAGHSNQSFAIAFFAPILAGIILALRGKYLLGAALTAFFLAMEIRANHIQMTYYLMFAIMILVGIELYHAIKGKTTATFFKSIGYLALATLLAIGVNASSLWSTYEYGKDTIRGQSNLTQNTKEPSNGLARDYTYEYSQGVAECLTFLVPNVYGGSSSTTAGEDSKVAKVLIDKGVDPTQAVNFSQQLGLYWGDKPFTEGPNYYGAVIFFLFVLGLIIVKNRIKWWLLGAVLLTVFLSFGKNLPFLSDLFFNYFPLYNKFRAVDSILAVAMLCFPVLAFLAVNEVIATKDKAPLFKKLLIALYITGGICLIILVVPDLFLSFRNSQNQMLTDQLTQIFKGDSGMANTVVNALTQDRISVARSDAFRSLVFVLLAFGLLWAFIKQKINVTVLSVAFLAITLVDLWTIDKRYLKDESFVDKQDVQQPKPRDIDQMIMRDSDPDYRVFDTSQPIKTDAFTPYFHKSISGYSAARLKRFDELIDNQFSKSINQDVLDMLNTKYIITTDPKTQALSMHANETACGHAWFVKNVKYAQTADEEMQAISSFDPANEAIVDNKYSKLIDEKQSALDTTGFIKLVSYSPDHLVYQSGSTTPQIAVFSEIYYDKGWKMMIDDVEKPYFRADYVLRAAQIPVGNHKIDFIFHPASYYTGEKISMASSIILVLVLIGALFLETRKKNFGVPAEAKK